In one Spirosoma rigui genomic region, the following are encoded:
- a CDS encoding (Fe-S)-binding protein gives MEATKTYTVPTMADMAASGDQPEILFWVGCAGSFDDRYKRVTIAFVRILNHVGIKFAVLGPEEGCTGDPARRAGNEFLFQMQAMSNIQVLNGYNVKKIVTACPHCFNTIKNEYPELGGNYEVIHHSQFLQGLINEGRVKVKDGESFKGRKITFHDSCYLGRANKVYEAPRDVLAALDADLVEMKRVKANGLCCGAGGGQYFKEPEPGKKDVNVERVEEALQTGADTIAVACPFCMTMMSDGVKNKNREDSVRVYDISELIAQGQGL, from the coding sequence ATGGAAGCAACGAAGACATACACCGTACCCACCATGGCCGATATGGCCGCGTCGGGCGATCAACCCGAAATTCTGTTCTGGGTTGGCTGCGCTGGCTCGTTCGATGATCGGTACAAACGCGTAACCATTGCGTTTGTCCGCATCCTGAACCACGTGGGTATCAAATTTGCCGTGCTCGGTCCCGAAGAAGGCTGCACCGGTGATCCGGCCCGTCGGGCGGGGAACGAGTTTCTGTTCCAGATGCAGGCTATGTCGAACATCCAGGTGCTGAACGGTTATAACGTTAAGAAAATCGTGACTGCCTGCCCGCACTGCTTCAATACCATCAAGAACGAGTATCCCGAACTGGGCGGTAATTACGAAGTAATTCACCACTCGCAGTTTCTGCAGGGCCTCATCAACGAGGGACGCGTAAAGGTGAAAGATGGTGAATCGTTCAAAGGGCGTAAGATCACCTTTCACGATTCCTGCTACCTGGGTCGCGCCAATAAGGTTTACGAAGCACCCCGCGACGTACTGGCAGCGCTGGACGCTGACCTGGTTGAGATGAAGCGCGTTAAGGCCAACGGTCTGTGCTGCGGAGCGGGTGGGGGGCAATATTTTAAGGAGCCCGAACCCGGCAAAAAAGATGTCAATGTGGAGCGGGTGGAGGAAGCGTTGCAAACTGGTGCCGATACGATTGCCGTTGCGTGCCCATTCTGCATGACCATGATGTCCGACGGGGTCAAAAATAAAAACCGGGAAGACTCCGTCCGGGTCTATGACATTTCAGAACTTATCGCGCAGGGGCAGGGGTTGTAA
- a CDS encoding M28 family peptidase — protein sequence MTKYFVSLITLALMAGACKEKSSQSETTQTTDQPAMVTAPAFNADSAYAFIDRQVKFGPRVPNSPAHVQTGNYIVAKFKEYGCQVTEQNFAPKIWDGRKVNARNIIASINPQATKRIFISSHWDSRPIADNDSVPANKTKPVPGANDGASGVGVMLELARVIQEAKTKPTVGIDFICFDVEDLGDSEKAANDFEKESGNIDYVGYGLGSRYWAKNLHKPGYSAFYGILLDMVGAKGATFPKEGYSMQMAPTVVNNIWQTASRLGYSQYFVDSPGGQITDDHIAPNQIAKIPTVDIIQLNTQTGGFFEAHHTVADDMRYIDRATLKAVGQTLTQVLYNE from the coding sequence ATGACCAAGTATTTCGTTTCATTGATTACGCTGGCGCTCATGGCGGGCGCCTGCAAGGAAAAGTCGAGCCAGAGCGAGACGACCCAAACGACCGACCAACCAGCTATGGTGACCGCACCGGCTTTCAACGCCGACTCAGCCTATGCCTTCATCGATCGGCAGGTTAAGTTTGGACCACGCGTACCCAATTCACCCGCTCATGTACAGACGGGTAATTACATCGTGGCTAAATTTAAAGAATACGGCTGTCAGGTGACGGAGCAGAATTTTGCCCCTAAAATCTGGGATGGCCGCAAAGTCAACGCCCGGAATATCATTGCCAGCATTAATCCACAGGCAACCAAGCGCATTTTCATCTCGTCGCACTGGGACTCGCGTCCTATTGCCGATAATGACAGTGTGCCGGCCAACAAAACAAAACCCGTACCGGGAGCCAACGACGGAGCCAGTGGCGTGGGCGTCATGCTTGAACTGGCGCGCGTTATTCAGGAGGCCAAAACCAAGCCAACCGTTGGTATTGACTTCATCTGCTTCGACGTAGAGGATCTGGGTGATAGTGAAAAAGCGGCCAATGACTTCGAAAAAGAAAGCGGCAACATCGACTACGTTGGTTACGGCCTTGGCTCGCGCTACTGGGCCAAAAACCTGCACAAGCCCGGCTATTCGGCTTTCTACGGCATCCTGCTCGATATGGTCGGTGCCAAAGGTGCTACGTTTCCCAAAGAGGGCTACTCCATGCAGATGGCTCCTACGGTTGTTAATAACATCTGGCAAACCGCCAGCCGCCTGGGATATAGTCAGTATTTTGTCGATTCGCCGGGTGGGCAGATTACTGACGATCACATTGCACCTAACCAGATTGCCAAGATCCCAACCGTCGATATTATCCAGTTGAATACGCAAACGGGCGGTTTCTTTGAAGCTCACCATACCGTTGCCGACGATATGCGGTATATTGACCGGGCCACGCTCAAAGCCGTTGGCCAGACGCTCACACAGGTACTCTACAACGAATGA
- the cysS gene encoding cysteine--tRNA ligase, which produces MTQPLKLYNTLSRKKELFEPLSPPYVGMYVCGPTVYNYVHLGNVRTFLTFDTLYRYLTFIGYKVRYVRNLTDVGHLVGDGDEGEDKIGRMAKLEKVEPMEIVQRFTNDFHNVMAQFNAIPPSIEPTATGHMVEQIEAVQTLLDKGLAYESNGSVYFDIDTYNKQGGNYGKLSGRILDDLLNETRDLDGQSEKRSPLDFALWKRAAPEHLMRWNSPWGAGFPGWHLECTCMSTKYLGKQFDIHGGGMDLKFPHHECEIAQGDGLTGHDPVRYWMHSNMLTVNGQKMSKSLGNSFLPSELFAGSHYLLEQPYSPMTVRFFMLQSHYRSTLDFSNDALKAAQKGYRRLANGLRVVKQMTYQTDETVSPDTTKQEDIRKAVQQFHEALNDDLNTAVGIAQLFTLLKYVNMLYLNQIQPASLGEDVFSLLKDSFSTFMQDVLGLLEEGSDNQPVLEGLLTLYREYKEQRQYDKVDQIRSYFKAQGLSIKDMKHQIDWAYEE; this is translated from the coding sequence ATGACACAACCGCTTAAGTTATACAACACACTCTCTCGCAAAAAAGAACTGTTCGAACCGCTCAGCCCACCCTACGTAGGCATGTACGTGTGCGGACCAACCGTTTACAACTACGTTCACCTCGGCAATGTCCGTACGTTTCTAACGTTTGACACGCTTTACCGGTATCTGACCTTCATTGGCTACAAGGTACGCTACGTGCGTAACCTGACCGATGTGGGTCACCTCGTTGGCGACGGCGATGAAGGCGAGGACAAGATCGGGCGCATGGCTAAGCTCGAAAAAGTGGAGCCAATGGAGATCGTTCAACGGTTTACCAACGATTTCCACAATGTGATGGCGCAGTTCAACGCTATTCCGCCAAGTATCGAACCTACCGCGACGGGTCATATGGTGGAGCAAATCGAAGCTGTACAGACGCTGCTCGACAAAGGGCTGGCTTACGAATCCAATGGCTCGGTTTATTTCGATATCGACACCTACAACAAACAGGGCGGCAACTACGGTAAACTATCGGGACGCATCCTGGACGATCTGCTCAATGAAACCCGTGACCTCGACGGGCAGTCGGAGAAGCGGAGTCCGCTCGATTTTGCGCTCTGGAAACGGGCCGCACCGGAGCATCTCATGCGCTGGAATTCACCCTGGGGCGCTGGCTTTCCCGGCTGGCACCTGGAGTGTACCTGTATGAGTACCAAGTACCTCGGCAAGCAATTCGACATTCACGGGGGCGGCATGGACCTGAAATTTCCGCACCACGAATGCGAAATTGCGCAGGGCGACGGCCTGACTGGCCACGACCCTGTTCGCTACTGGATGCACTCGAACATGCTCACGGTGAACGGCCAGAAGATGTCGAAGTCGCTGGGCAACTCGTTCCTGCCATCGGAGCTGTTTGCGGGTAGCCACTACCTGCTGGAGCAGCCCTACAGTCCCATGACGGTCCGGTTCTTTATGCTCCAGTCGCACTACCGCAGTACGCTCGACTTCTCCAACGATGCGCTGAAAGCCGCCCAGAAAGGCTATCGGCGGCTGGCCAACGGCCTCCGCGTGGTGAAGCAGATGACGTACCAGACCGACGAAACCGTATCGCCCGACACCACGAAGCAGGAAGACATTCGGAAAGCCGTTCAGCAGTTTCACGAAGCGCTGAACGACGATTTGAATACCGCCGTTGGTATTGCGCAACTGTTTACGCTGTTAAAATACGTTAATATGCTGTATTTGAACCAGATTCAGCCGGCTAGTTTGGGTGAGGACGTATTTTCCCTGCTGAAAGATTCGTTTAGTACATTCATGCAGGATGTACTGGGTTTACTGGAAGAAGGCAGTGATAACCAGCCTGTGCTGGAAGGCTTGCTAACGCTTTACCGCGAGTACAAAGAGCAACGTCAGTATGACAAAGTTGATCAGATTCGCTCGTACTTTAAGGCACAGGGCCTGTCCATTAAAGACATGAAACACCAGATAGACTGGGCGTACGAAGAATAA
- a CDS encoding PfkB family carbohydrate kinase codes for MSLLTIGSVAFDALETPFGKTDKIIGGAATYITLSASYFTDSNNLVAVVGDDFPQSMIDDLNQHGVNTEGLEIRKGEKTFFWSGKYHNDMNTRDTVEVQLNVMENFDPIIPASYQDCQYLMLGNTGPAIQRTVIERLNTRPKLIVLDTMNLWIDIARPDLETLLPMVDVLVVNDEEARQLTGQYALVTAAAKIHEMGPKTVIIKKGEHGALLFHENQIFFAPALPLAEVFDPTGAGDTFAGGFIGHLAKTDDVSFENMKRAIIYGSAMASFCVERFGAERIMNLTQDEIQARVSEFVKLSAFGLE; via the coding sequence ATGAGCTTACTAACCATCGGTTCCGTAGCGTTCGACGCGCTGGAAACCCCGTTCGGCAAGACCGACAAGATCATTGGTGGTGCCGCCACCTACATTACGCTCTCGGCGTCGTATTTCACCGATTCTAATAACCTCGTAGCGGTTGTTGGCGATGATTTTCCGCAATCCATGATCGACGATCTCAATCAGCACGGTGTTAACACCGAAGGGCTGGAGATCCGGAAGGGTGAGAAAACGTTCTTCTGGTCGGGAAAGTACCACAACGACATGAACACCCGCGATACGGTGGAGGTGCAGCTGAACGTGATGGAAAACTTCGATCCGATCATTCCCGCGTCGTACCAGGATTGCCAGTACCTGATGCTGGGCAATACGGGTCCGGCCATTCAGCGGACGGTGATCGAACGGCTCAATACGCGACCCAAGCTGATTGTGCTGGACACGATGAATCTCTGGATCGACATTGCCCGGCCTGATCTGGAAACATTGCTGCCGATGGTCGATGTGCTGGTCGTGAATGACGAAGAAGCTCGTCAGCTAACCGGTCAGTATGCACTAGTGACGGCGGCTGCTAAAATTCACGAGATGGGACCGAAAACGGTAATCATCAAAAAGGGCGAACACGGTGCCCTGCTGTTCCACGAGAATCAGATCTTCTTTGCACCGGCGCTGCCGCTGGCCGAAGTATTCGATCCAACCGGCGCGGGCGATACGTTTGCGGGTGGCTTCATTGGCCACCTCGCCAAAACGGACGATGTGTCGTTCGAGAACATGAAACGGGCCATCATTTATGGATCGGCTATGGCGTCATTCTGCGTCGAACGATTCGGGGCCGAACGGATCATGAACCTGACCCAGGATGAAATTCAGGCGCGCGTGAGTGAATTCGTGAAGCTGTCGGCCTTTGGCCTGGAGTAA
- a CDS encoding sigma-70 family RNA polymerase sigma factor: MSDTPTRDDDQTLPTDGTPVEQPQSDAPARGYTDEQKYRIFNKEFMPHIDSMYNFAFRLTTDEDDANDLVQDTYLKAFRFISSFEQGTNAKAWLFRILKNSFINDYRKKSKEPAKVDYQDVETTYNSEDAETEHTVDLRAESVSDLIGDEVATALNSLPVDFRTVIILCDIEGFTYEEMAKILDIPIGTVRSRLHRARNLLKEKLRDYASSMGYKEETDE, translated from the coding sequence ATGTCAGATACGCCAACTCGCGACGACGACCAAACGCTGCCCACCGACGGAACCCCCGTTGAACAGCCCCAGTCTGATGCCCCCGCTCGCGGTTATACCGATGAGCAGAAGTATCGGATCTTTAACAAGGAGTTCATGCCCCACATTGACTCCATGTACAACTTTGCGTTTAGACTAACGACCGACGAGGACGATGCCAACGACCTCGTGCAGGATACGTATCTAAAGGCTTTCCGGTTTATTTCGTCGTTTGAGCAAGGAACTAACGCAAAAGCGTGGCTGTTTCGGATACTGAAGAACAGCTTCATTAACGATTATCGGAAGAAAAGTAAAGAACCGGCCAAGGTCGATTATCAGGACGTGGAAACGACCTATAATTCGGAAGACGCCGAGACTGAACACACGGTCGACCTGCGGGCCGAATCCGTTTCTGACCTGATCGGTGATGAAGTAGCAACTGCCCTAAACTCGTTGCCAGTAGATTTTCGGACGGTTATCATTCTCTGCGACATTGAAGGGTTTACCTATGAAGAGATGGCCAAGATATTGGACATCCCGATCGGTACGGTTCGCTCCCGGTTGCACCGCGCAAGAAACCTGTTAAAAGAAAAATTGCGCGATTACGCATCATCAATGGGATATAAAGAAGAAACTGACGAATAA
- the nadD gene encoding nicotinate (nicotinamide) nucleotide adenylyltransferase, translated as MKIGLFFGSFNPIHVGHLIIANTMATGSDLDQVWFVVSPQNPLKKTKSLLHEFDRLDMVERAIADNSRLKATNIEFSMPKPSYTIDTLVRLSEKYPQHTFRLIMGEDNLAQFANWKNYEKILEYYGLDVYPRPKAPESPFRTHPNVRLVEAPLLDISATFIRDCIRANRSIRYMVPDVVEEMIERKKFYV; from the coding sequence ATGAAAATAGGACTTTTCTTTGGATCGTTTAATCCAATTCACGTCGGGCATCTGATTATTGCCAATACAATGGCCACCGGTTCTGACCTGGACCAGGTGTGGTTTGTGGTGTCGCCCCAGAATCCGCTTAAAAAGACGAAGAGTTTGCTGCACGAGTTTGACCGGCTCGATATGGTAGAGCGGGCCATTGCTGACAATAGCCGCCTGAAAGCGACGAATATTGAGTTTTCGATGCCCAAGCCCAGTTATACGATCGATACGCTGGTTCGACTGAGTGAGAAATACCCGCAGCATACGTTTCGGCTTATCATGGGCGAGGATAACCTGGCTCAGTTTGCCAACTGGAAAAACTACGAGAAGATTTTGGAATACTACGGTCTGGATGTGTATCCACGCCCGAAAGCGCCGGAAAGCCCCTTCCGCACGCATCCTAACGTTCGTCTGGTCGAAGCCCCCCTGCTTGACATATCGGCTACGTTCATCCGGGACTGCATCCGGGCCAACCGGTCCATTCGCTACATGGTGCCTGATGTAGTCGAGGAAATGATCGAGCGTAAGAAGTTTTACGTGTAA
- the gmk gene encoding guanylate kinase: MDGKLIIFSAPSGSGKTTIVKHLLAENANLGFSISACTRDRRGRSEQNGQDYYFLTPEEFKQKIDNDEFVEWEEVYVGAFYGTLKTEIQRLWDSGKHVLFDVDVQGGLKLKEYYGDKALAVFVKVPDEETLRQRLIGRGSETEESLSKRLFKVHFEMSFQDRFDVVLVNDDLETSLQKAQKLVDDFVKAGIAPPKATVI, encoded by the coding sequence TTGGACGGTAAACTCATCATTTTCTCAGCCCCTTCCGGCTCCGGAAAAACGACCATCGTTAAGCATTTACTGGCCGAGAACGCTAATCTCGGCTTTTCTATTTCGGCCTGCACCCGCGACCGCCGGGGTCGTAGTGAGCAAAATGGTCAGGATTATTACTTCCTGACCCCCGAAGAATTCAAGCAAAAGATCGACAACGACGAGTTCGTAGAATGGGAGGAAGTCTATGTCGGTGCTTTCTACGGTACGCTCAAGACCGAAATTCAGCGCCTGTGGGACAGTGGCAAACACGTGCTGTTCGACGTTGACGTGCAGGGTGGTCTGAAGCTGAAAGAGTATTACGGCGATAAAGCACTGGCCGTTTTTGTGAAAGTGCCCGACGAGGAAACGCTTCGCCAGCGCCTAATCGGTCGCGGCTCCGAAACAGAAGAAAGCCTCTCCAAACGGCTCTTCAAAGTGCATTTCGAAATGAGCTTTCAGGATCGCTTCGACGTTGTGCTGGTTAATGACGATCTGGAAACGTCGCTACAGAAAGCCCAGAAACTGGTCGATGATTTTGTGAAGGCAGGCATTGCACCCCCCAAGGCTACGGTTATCTAA